The nucleotide window AATCAAACCGCTTTAAACACACTTATTCGAGTCACGTCACCTGcaactcatttatttaattctcactctcattgactcaTTTACTTGATTTATATGGTCTGTGATCCATTTATGCAACTCACACCAACCGTGACTCATTTATTCAGTTGACACTGACTAAGACTTATTTCTTCAAGTCACTCTTAATTATTCACTTTGCACTGCATGTGACTCCGCATGTGCGCAATTCGCAGCGCCTGCCACTGATTCAGTTCACACTGCATGTGACTCATTTATTTGATTCGCGAGGACGGTGAGACATTTATTCCCTTCACACAGCCTATAACCCGTTTACTCGAGCCAAACTGCCTGTAAGCCATTTACTTGATTCATACTGACCGTGGCTCATTTATTTGATTCACATTGACTGTGACTCATTTATTCAGACCACATTGCCTGTGAttcaattattctttttttatgctgTTCCTGAATCATTTCGTTGAATCACACTACCTGTAACTCATACAGTCAATTCATAATGTTCACTTATGAATGTTCATTTATTCAGTTCACACTGTTAATgaatcattattaattaatttcacGCTGACTCCATTCTTTTGATTCACAAGGTCAGTAACTCATCTATTCGattcaatttagttttaattCAAATTTCCACCAGTGACAGAGTAGCTAACTGGGAAACTGAGAGGACTCCCAGTGCCTTACAGAGTTTCCAACTTAACAAATTTCAAGTATTAATATCATTTAGAGGTACGTTTTGCGCCATAGGCTGCTGGCAGGTGTTTTTCTGAGCTGCACACGCCGACAGGTATTGATCACACCCCTGCCTCAACATAGAGGAAAGAATGAGACAATGAGAGCATCCCGTTGAGATACCTAACTGGTCACATGGCAATTGTACAGGTTTACAGTTTGACCAGAGAGCCCTCTTAGCCTTTAATCAATATGGACAGCAGCAAAAGATAAAGGGGAGTGGAAAAAGCCAGATAAAAGAAGAGAAAGGCAGTAGAGATAAATGCAAGTAAGTGCACTATATTTGCACAGCAACAAGTCCAGATGGTAGCAGTGGCAGTCTGCTTCTACTTCTAATTTTACTGCATTTAACCATTAGgacatgacaagctgcattCATTTTGGGCgatctttaagaaaaaaattgcaaatttgTCATCGTGGACCTTCCAAGCGGGTGCATGGCCCAGTAGATGACATCCCTAGCTCACTCTGAACCTGAGCTTTACCTCTTCTTTCGTCTTCTTAGAAATGACCCGGAACCAGTCTCCAATCATGCTGAGCACTGCGGCGAAGTACGCCAGTCCCACCAGAATCCAAAACCATACCACAGGCTTGTAATAGTCCAGGTACTCCACCTCAGAGCCACCTGTACAGCGAGGAGAtacagagacaaagacagagacagagagagatggacagagcaaacagaatgtttttttaatagtgaaGCCTTTGCCTTCATCAATATTCCAATTTGGATTATGTCACTGAATTTACTGTAAATCAATATTGCAAGGGGTTGTGCACGGCTGTAGATCAATATGCCCGATGTTTACAGAAGCttctaaaaaaaatgctggaaCTGGGAATGTGTGTAgacattgaattaaaaaaaaaacttgaaatctGCCTCTTATAGTCATTTCAATCCTTTAATGACCTGCAATAtgctatacaaatacacactaagCTCTCACGGTTCTGCATGTCCTCACTGGTTATTGGCTGTTTTTAGTTGGCTGCCgaataaaaaaactttacacataAAGAACTAGGATGTGTTGTAGCTTACCGTTGTTTTCTTGATGGTAACGGCGTTCACCCTCACCTGCAACAAAATCGCCAAAGCCGATGGTCGTCAGGGTTATGACGACGAAGTAAATGGCCTCTAGGGCACTCCAGCCTTCTATGTTCTTGAAGATGATGGCTGGCAGCGTGACGAAAAGGAGGCAGCCGAAAAGGATGAAGAGCACCGTGGAGATCACGCGGATCTTTGTCTGACTCACGTTCCACTTCTGTGGTAAGAGAGGAATGGATGGATGCATTGAGCAATAGGGAAATAGATAGGTGGGTTGTTTTAGGGTTTATAGGATGGGTAATAGATAGGTGGGTTGTTTTGGGGTTTATAGGATGGGTTATTGCAcatgggatggatggatggatggatggatagatggatggatggattaggggatggatggatagatgaatccatggatggatggatggcttgttttatcatttatatGCACAGTTGGCACACAAGAGTGTATAAGAGATGTTCATGTAGACGAATAAAgggatgaatatatatataaatgagaaAATGGGTGGAGAGAAGTAGGTATGGTtttgtatggatggatggaaaaatGCACAAGTTGCATGGTTTTATGTTTATAGGAAGGATTCataggatggatggatggatagatagatggacgcTTTATATAGTTTTATGGTTTATTGTAAGGTTGGCATAAGGAAATGTTGGTTAGTTGGATGGATAAACAGATATGAATTTATTGATGGAAGCATGAAtaaacagtatactgtataatcataaGGTACATAGGGAGTGTATAATGCGTATATGGAGGGATGGATGCagggatagatggatggatagtttATATAATCAGATGATTTATAAAAAGTCACATTGGaatgtataatgtttataagGTATAACAGCGTTTATATGTGCAAAAAAGACATTTCTTGCAAAACCTATAAGTAAGTATTATTTGTGTTTGGTGAATACTTGTGACAAAACATTAATTGAACTGCACAACAAGAATCCTACCTAAGCAATAAAGCAATTAAGTCACTGATTTGAGATTGgattgcaaaaaaagaaatctgtaatcttaaaatgcatttcaatCCCTTTATGCCTGGctttatgttgtatttaaatGTCCATTATGTTTAAAGACTAAATTCTCTCCAGTGCCAGGCATAGACAGgtgagtttgttttttattttctacacaAGGTTTTCCAGGCAACAGACAGagcagtttaattaaattcacttTATCTTATCTGTGGAGCCTGACTTGTTTTTCTAACAGGAAATAATACGGATGCTCACTAACCCTTATTTTTCAGTGGTGGCGCAAAGTGTAAGGAACAgtgtaaatgtataattatgGTTTATTATACTGGCTAGGTTTATATTCATATGGAATTTGTGTTAAGTGATACAAAAGAGGTACAAAAGAGGTTAGGGGAGGGCGGAGTGCTTTGATGTGGTTTGACACAAAGTGGAGGTACTCTTACCAAACTCATAGCCACTTATTCTCCAAAAACAAATCTTAAAGAGTTGTTTCTCTAGCAACAGCACGAGATTGTGgttgattaataattaaagatttGGAATTATCATACCGcatactatgttttttttttttaaatccatgtcAGTTTACTAATTAGGCATTATCACACGAGGGATAGTGGTGTACTGCAGGATACTGCGCtattagatgtgttttcttgctgaaagtgcttctgtgactggttttgaacgTGATTTCCGGTAGGCAGTTGCTCTCTCTCCTCAGTGTGACGGTCGTAcggacctactttcacccatgctggtgactgacagttagtgtaattaacagttattagaacacctgggacacggAGTCATGTGTATACACTCTATATTTGAACATCTCTGTGGTGTTAtcatctattatcaccactcttGGAAAGCCTGTCAtgcaatcagattactcggtcggAATTAACTGTTAAATAATGAGCCGCATATCATGTTGTTACTAGAGAAACAATAACGTGTTGGAAAAAGTGAACTGAGTTACAGTCAGTTATGCAGAGAAGAGGAAACTGACTCTACCGATTTCACACCGGTTTCAGGTAAAGTGAgaaatgtaaaatctaaataaaggtaaggatggatagatagatactgtatatgatatatTAATTATGGATGGACAGGATGGATGGTTTATATAGATGGGCGGGTTATAGGATGGGTGGCACATGGGAATGATTGAAGGCTGTATGGAtgaatatttaaaagattttgtggAGGGTGGGATCAATAGATAAGTCACTTTATGGATGGAGAGAGGAGAGATGGGGTGCATGAATAGTGTAAAGTTCATTGGGAGGTTTGACAGTGTACGATGGGGGTAAAATAGGCAAAAACGAggggatagatggatggatggatggatggataaatgaatggatagatgaatagatGGTAAATAGGAAGATTAATGGTTGAACGTACGTAAATGGATTgctggatagatggatggatgcattcCTGTTTCAAAAGATAGATGAAGTGTGGGATcaatggatggatagacagatggaTACAGAGTCAAAGGGGTGGGGGAGGTGGATGAATAATATATGGTTAtgagatttaaataaaagtatggCACAGTATAAtgggtgaatgaatgaataaatgaatgaatggatgcatGAATGGATGTATAATAGATAGATAATTCATATAATTATATGGTTAACAGGAAGGGTTGgcacataatgtataattgaTTGACATGAGAATATATATTATAGACGAAAGTaactagatggatggataggtcTTGGGTAAGTTTTTGCCCTCTGTGTTTTATACTATGCACAGGCATACAGTACTGCTAGTGtatatcacatactgtacagaattGTTCATTTTTCTCAGATGTAATGATGTAAATAAAAACCCTACTGCATATATAAAGTTGTTAGGTATCACTGAGTATCACAATAACCCTAATCTGCTAGAACTCTTATGCAATGAAACTTATATCTGACCATTGGTGCTAAATACACAGACTACTTtcatctgcctttttttttatcaactagTGGATTTCTTATGTGCCTGTTAGACATTAATATTGCAGAGTGTTTTCTCCTTTACAAGAGCCCCAGGTAGTTTTATGTGTAGTTCTGAAACACGTCTAAGCttgttaaagattaaaaaaaaaaatcatattctagGGGGTGAGTCAGAAAGTCCAAGGTCTAAATAATGCATATGGTAAGAACTTCAGCTTGGCTTTATCATCTTTTACTATCTATAAAAACTTTCAGACTTCTTCCATAAACGTTAAACATACTGCTCCTTACGAATATTTGGATTTTAGACATGTCTCCGCCGTCTGCACGGTGCACATTACACAGCCGTTACTGAAGAATTGATAACATAATTCAAATGAATGCTAAAagaatatgtttaatattttttaacaaaaatatataataatattgttatataATATCTGCCCTGATATCAGTTCAGGCAGAGCACATGTCGAGGCAGAAGTCTCAGATCAGGTCGTGCTGCACATAAGCAGAGCTGTGATAAAGTGAACACGGCGGTACTCGATGGTCCTGTGAGGACGTTCAGTGTGAGTACAGCATGAATTGTGTCTGAAAGTGAGAGCGTCTCTTAGGACAAATGAAGCAGCACCGCTGAAAAACAGCTGGCTCGACATTTCAGCCCCGGAGTAGTGTTGCCAaacatcagagagagagaaaagttaTTACACAGTCCATAAAACATCTTAAGAGGTGTGCTCTCTGtgtttttaaggatttttttttttagacccaagtgtctaacaaaagaaaaaaataaaatcataccAACTCAAAACATGCATCGTATTACAGTATGCACCCAATGAGTtacatgtatttattgtttttacacgTTGTTCAAATTCTCCAATCTAGTCTTCTGGTTTTAAACAGCTGAACTAAGAATATGCCCTCTTGTATTTTCTTTCGCTTTTTTATATCGTTGACTCACCACAATCATCTTCTCCACTTTAGCGATGCCCTTTCCAAATATGGTCCCCAGCTGGTCGCCCACTCCCGCCAGCAGGAAGCCGAACAGAGGGATTCCCAGCAGCGCGTACACTATGCAGAATATCCTTCCTCCTTCTGTATGAGGGGAAATATTCCCGAATCCTGTAGGAAAAAGAGGATGCTGAAAAAGACTGCAAAAATGCAACCTGCAAAAGAACATGGCCTTTATACACCACCACATCAAATCTGAAACGAAACACTCAATATGTCAGCATAGTAAAAAACTTTCAGCTTGCATTTAATGtgtttgacaaaagtgtggcattCAGGAATTATAGCCATTTTCATAGACACTCAGACCCATTTTTAGGAGGCTCATAAATGAAGGAACAATCGTCAATACCGCTTTATCCAAAGTggctagagcctatcccaggagactaagtGCAcatggcagggtacaccctggaaagggtTAAAAAttgcaatccatcacagggcacacacacatacagtaaacagaCTCTCATGCTCCTACAGcatggggagaagatgcaaacctCATTCACAAAGACCACAAGGTAGGATCGTACGCGGATCCAGGAGGATCACAGCGACAGCACTAAacgctaagccactgtgccgccataaAGGAACAAACATAATTATGAACATTAGCATGTTCAGATGAGGAACCTTTGCAGGCACTGACTATCTGAAGTCTGGAACCTATGGACAAGACCAAATGCTGTTTCCTCCTTCAAGATGCTTTTCCAAGATTTCAGCTGATGCTTGTTTATGGCTCTTTCTGCCTTCATTCTTGTCTGAGAGCAGGTGACTGCTTTGGCAAGTGAAGAATAAGCCATTACTTTGgctttcactgtatgttttttgaGTCATTATCCATCTGCTTTTTGAAGTGGCATCATATCGGATTTGGTTGGGTCTAAGCAGTTGTTGAGCATTACCAGTGGCTTGCACCTTGTTGTGAAGCGTCTGTATCATAAAGTCGTCTCTATAGACTACACACTTTAACAATGACTTGCCGAGAGTGCTCTTGACTAGATGTTGTGAAAGAGTTCTTCACCATGGACAGATTTCTGCGGACATCCAGTTGAGTTCCATTGGCTGTTACTGAGCTTACCACTCAATTCCTGCTTTTTAGGAATGTTCCAAACTGTTGTATTAGTCTatctctttaatatttttttcccagtcTGTTGATGGTCTTCTTCAGTTGCATAGACACCTCTTTGGACCTCATGTTGAAAGTTCGAGTGAACAGCAACCAAATGGAAATGTAACACTCAAAGTCACCTCCAGGCCTTTTCTCTGCTTGTTAAGTCAAGAAGTAATGctgaaattaatcaaagatTAATGTCAGCtatttgtttgattatttatGAGTCCTCAAAAAGTGGCTGtaatgccacacttttgtcaaacaCAAAACTTTTCACtttctgtttcatttcaaatttaatgtggtggtgtacaggGATCAaatggaaaacttttttttttgttccaaaatttatTGACCTGGCTGAGATGCATTTTCATCACTGCTGCCAAACAAAGAAAGATCAACTCGGTCTGACGTCATCATAAGTGCCTACTTAGCACAAATCTGAATAGAAAAGCTGGAACTTTCCCTAAGCAAATATTGACATGTCTACTGAAATGAATTTTTAATATTCTCCAAACATTGACCCATTTTTGCGTCTACAGTGTATACATTTCACAGAGAGATAAAAGAACTTAATTGCAGCTTCTGATGTTTCGgttccttccttttttctgtTAATGCAATATAATGTTTCTGTTGATACGATTCTAAATGCCTGTcattcagggaaaaaaaaaaagagacatggATCTATATATTTAAAGATGATGAATGGCTGTAGATAAAGACAAAGCAATGCTAAGTGGGTGAGTAAAGTCTGATAAAGTCTAAAAAACAGAAGACATATgagaaaatttaaatagatGACGGGGAAAAAATGATCAGCTAATGGAGCAGAAATGAAAGCCGGATCAAATAAAAAGTGAGATGGAGCGAGGAGTCGAAAGAAGTGCACGGGTGAGATGTCAGGAATAATAGCCTGGGAGAGACGAGGAAGGGCTTTTTCAGCTTGGAGAGCTGAGAATAGGCATTGAAGGGACGCTATTATAGAAGTCCATGTGATTCACTACCGCTCTAATAGAAGCCTGTTCTTTAGGAGTACACTTCCACTAAAGTCTCTCCCTGATCAGCGAATAGGGAAGATGAAGTGAGataaagctttacaaatattCTGATGGAGTTTAAACTATCATGTGTGCATATatcatgtgcgtgtgtgtctcaTAAGATATAACCTCTATAATCTTGAGATCCATCAGATCTCACCATCTGTCTCACTCTGCTTAGTACCTTGGAGCAGATCTCCTTGACCTCAAGATGCCTTGCTTGCAATTAACGTTTCCCTTTCACCCTCGCCTGCACCAATCAGCACACCCTCAACTCACAACTCACTTCTCCACCACTTAACTCGAGCACACACTTCTCGTCTGTGTACCAATCGGGTGAATGCAATTACCACGTCTTTCTCTCCAAGATCCATCTGAAGCAGAAATAAGACGAAGTCTCACGTCTGAATAAACCCAGTATGTACGCACCACTCATCGTCTCAATGAACAACACAAAAGAGAGAATTttggaggaataaaaaaaaaaaaaacaatctcagTGCAGCTGTTTTTGGCATATGCATATATTTCTCATGCTCTCTGACCCACTCAGACAGAATCCATCCGTCTTGTGTTTGGAGCCGTCTCACTGTTGGTGCACTGCTCGACAGGACTATCAGGGGATTATTTAACTGTTATTAAACAAATGGATGCTTTCtggtttctgtttttctgtcattATCATTCAGACTCTGATAATGTATCCGATAAAAGCAACTCAGTCAGCTGCAAATGTAGCATGCTCcaaaaacacacttttaataattaaaggTTGCTGTTTAATTCACAATGAAACCATCTTGCCAAGTGCTGTGTCTGGTTCTGTACTGTCTGACTTTCTGTACTTAAATATTCCGCCTTCTAATTTCTGTCATTGTTGGGTAAAGAGTTTGgagaaatagttaaaaagttaaCTAGAAAAGTTACTAGAAATAATcggatcagctttaatgtaatcagtgatattattattatttcaggttgaagcccacgtacgcCTGCCTGACTTTCTGttcagcagaactctctgtctaacttattaatacaaagaaatcacattctgtaagggTGAGTATCGTATGCCTTGTATACGCCAAGTTGTATTCTTTTGTTGCCAgccaaatacatacagtacctacATGGCACATACCTGTTCATACCATCACTTTTACACAACATTCGGGTATgatgtgatgctgtgacaaaattgactggacagacatacagacaaacagacagacggatCCAATGTACTGGAatgtaaagatataattgaaaaagttctgaccaatgtacacacaaaacatttatttgatttatatagATTAATTGTGTACAGGAATCCAATCTCTTCCCTCAGATTCACCAGTTTGCTGCCAGACCAGGTTTTATACTGAGTGATGCAGAAGTTCCTTAGAATGGATGTGCCTGGGTTCATTTTCACTTCCCACTCCCACTGTAATTAACACTTCTCtcaattaatacataaatataatataaattctaTAAACTTACTGATGCAACATCTACTGCATCGTATCCTTAGTAGCTGAATGTGTTACAGGCTTGTCTGGCAGTgattgtgtgtacgtgtgtgcgaATCACCTATAGTAGTGATAACAGTCCCGGCAAAGAAAAAGGAGCTGCTCAGGTCCCATAAACTTGTCACGTTCGACGAGTTTCCAGAAGGGTTCACACCGGCGCGGATGGCTGACATCACTTGCTGCAATCGGAAAACaggagaacatactgtacattattggAGTGATCTGTAGAATAACTAAAAACGTCATCAAAAGAAGAGCTATAATGCCAAATCCACTTTTTAGTCATGTTTAGACGttaagatttgtgtgtgtacaaacaagAAACGTGTTGTTTGCATAGATTAGATTTTCCTCctgatgtgacctcatataataAGACCGCCTTCCCAGCTCTGTTGTTCCTTGGGGTGTGGCTTAgctgtagctcatttacatattcAATGACCTCGCAAATTTGGAAACGGAGTGAAATGAAGGGAGTGAGAGATATAAAATAAGGCATAATATAAGGGGtttttcagctggagcattaacatacacacacatttccggGAAGCTCTGGGTTAACTTGTGAAAGAAATAGAACAATATGGGACCTTCGATGGTTTACTATTCTTCAGTGTGGGTCAATCTGGCCACTGTCGAGCATAATTTATCTGTTCCAATGGTTGCAAATCTTTTCGGATTATCCTTTAATATGTAAACTTGACAACAAGTTGGAGCTCGAGGAACATGGAAGACCAATCAGAGCCAAGCTAAACCTGTATGTTCACTTCCTGCCAGTTTCTGATACTACCTTGAACCTTAAGGATCAACTTCAACAGCCATTTTCTTCCTGCTTGCTCAGCCTGACAGCTTACCTACAACATACATTTAACTGAGGTTTATGCTGTCATGGTAGCACATTATCAGAAAATTACACCCAGCGACCATTAAATTACACACCCACACCGCCAGcagagcacatacacacatcatatgCTGTTTCATAGCTGCAATGGAAGACTAAACAGACTCCAACCTGCTTCATTTTCTTATAACAGCTGTTCATTCATAACTCATAAGTgtatttgtgttgtgttgtgcatttacatcttttgctttattatatatatgacACCAGGGTGATATATAAGactctctccatctttcttgTACTTTCTCGCTCTCGCTATTTCAGGATCATTTCCTCAGAGTGCAGATGTTATGTACAGACATTTAATTAAGTAACCACACTGCTTTATGAGACACTTTACGAGAATGGTTTGTTCTCTCATCATGTCTTATTAGTGTACACGGTGAGGACTTTTACTACATTTAATGCACGGGTGAAACaatgcaataaaatatattacataattACCTTTACCATAATGTAATGGGCAAAGGGACACAATCGTTTTCTCCACCAAGCCCGGTATTTCCTCATTTCAAAATAATGTTATGAAAATATCACACTGTTACTTTGTGTGGCTAATTTTTTGCTTTAAGattgttgtcatggtaacaaTACAGATTTTCTGAGTGATTTTCACACACCTACCAGccaattaaaaaatactttacagGAAATTTCCCTGGTCactgtttaa belongs to Clarias gariepinus isolate MV-2021 ecotype Netherlands chromosome 2, CGAR_prim_01v2, whole genome shotgun sequence and includes:
- the kcnk2b gene encoding potassium channel subfamily K member 2b isoform X1, with product MAAPDLLDPKAAAHNSKPRLSFSAKPVVLNSQDDFEPRVSVMRWKTVLTVFLLVVLYLIMGATVFKALEQPYENSQKLAILSQKLQFLIDHPCVNSTELEELVKQVMSAIRAGVNPSGNSSNVTSLWDLSSSFFFAGTVITTIGFGNISPHTEGGRIFCIVYALLGIPLFGFLLAGVGDQLGTIFGKGIAKVEKMIVKWNVSQTKIRVISTVLFILFGCLLFVTLPAIIFKNIEGWSALEAIYFVVITLTTIGFGDFVAGEGERRYHQENNGGSEVEYLDYYKPVVWFWILVGLAYFAAVLSMIGDWFRVISKKTKEEVGEFRAHAAEWTANVSAEFKETRRRLSVDIYDKFQRAASIKRKLSAELGINNAPISQEMTPGKRALSVNLGDDRETYPSFALARNGSLFLNGLSPEYADRRDVAIIEHLK